Part of the bacterium genome, TGCCGTCGCCGTCGCGCTGTACTACGTGCTGAGCCTGAGCCTGGTCGCGGCGCACTCCGTCATCACGGTCGCCGCGCTGTCCTCGCTGGCCGGGGCCGCCGCGCTGGTGCCCGTCTCCGCGTGGGAGTTGAGGCATGCGGCCGCGAGGATTACGGAAGTGGGGGTGTTTGTCGTCTTCTACCTCGCCGTCCTCGTCACCGTCGTCGGGTTGGTCATCTGGTTCTCTTCGCTGAATCGGCTGCCCGCGAGCATCGCGGCCGTCTTGCAATACCTGCAACCGATCGTGGGGGTGGCGGCATCGGCCGCGCTTTTCGGGGATCCCCTTGGGGTGCCGTTCGGCATCGGCGCCGGGTTGGTCGCCCTCGGGATTGCGCTCAGTACGACCGGACAGATGCGCGATGCTCAGGAGTTACGCCTGCCCGTCCCGAAGTGAACAGGCGTATCCGGGAGGGGATGATCGCCCAATGACCACACCACGGTTCGAGAGCGGACCGTTCCCCGTGGGGGCGGATGCCGTCCTCAGCCGCTTCAGTCCGCTGTCGCGCATCTTGTTTTTCGACGACTTCGACCGCGGCCTGAACGGGTGGACGGCCTTGATCGGAAACTATGAGGGCACACTCGACAGCATGCTCCCCGAGTACCGCGACCTGCGTCCGCCCATGCTCAGCAACCTCTCGATGTGGGACACAGGCACGGTAGGGGCGCTGGACGGGACCTACGCGATGAAGCTGGCGACCCGGCCAAAGGCGTCGAGCCTCGCGGTGGCGGTCAAGCGTCTCACGTGGCGGTACGCGGGGCCGATCCAGATGGAGGTGTTCTTTACCTACAAACCGGAAGCGGTGGCGCTGGAACTGTTGGACACCGGCGTTCGGGCGTTTGGGTTCGCGATCGATATCCAGATGGGGGATCGCGCCACCGGCCCGGTCGAGCGTGTGATGCCGCACCTTCGCTACCTGAACGCGCTCGACGGCCGGCCGGTCGAGCGGTGGCAGTTCAAGCGAGCGATCGAGCCGCTGCGCGGCATCGGCGGCAGCGGCAAGACGCGGTCCCATTTTCACCTGGCGGCCTCGGGCTGGGAGGATGTCCCAGGAGGCGCGCAGCGCCTGTGCTACAACGAGATCGCCACGAAGCACAACTGGTATTATGTGCAGATCGGGTTCGATCTGGCGTCGATGTCGTTCACGCGGTTTCGGTGCAACGACCGGGTGTTTGATCCGTCGGGGATCGCTCCGATGCGATTCCCGGCGATGCCGAACCTCTGGTGCATGCTCAATCCGCTGATGTGGGTGGAGGCGGACGCCGAGACGCGGGCGTTCTTGTACGTTGATTCCGTGGTCGTCTCCGCGGAGCTCGATGCATGATTCGCCGCAGCCACACCGCGTTGGTGGAACGGAACGTCGAGTGGTCCGGGGCATTTGCGACGGAGCCCTACGAAGCGGGTTGGGCCTCGGAGGCGCTCTTCTTCGTGCGGACGCTCCGGCCCGTCACGCTGAGCCCCAACGCGTCCGCCGCAGTGCAGGTCTCCCCGGACGGCATGGTCTGGTGCGATGAAGGGACCGTCGTCCCTCTGCGGGGAGATCCTGGGCAGACGTTCTGCCGCGTTCGGCAGTTCGGGGGGTGGCTTCGGCTCACGGGCCACTTGCCTCCGGGGGAGACGCTCGCGGTAACCGTCTACCTCGTCCTCAAGGAATGACCGCCGCGCCGAGCCGAGCTAGGTCGCTCCTTCGAGTCGCGACCAGATGTTGATGGCGTAGTGGATCCCGTTCGCGAAATGAGGGATGGTCATGAACTCGTTGGGCGCATGGCCGAGCCAGTCGGGGGGCCCCACGCCCGTGGCCACTCCGGCCACGCCCAGGCGGACGCCGAGCCAGCACGCCTGACGGCCCGAGGCCTCAGACCGCGGTTTGACCAACGGCGCGGCGGGCGCGTAAGTCTGGCGGGCGGCCTCGATCACGGCCCGAGATACGTGCGAACGAACGGGGGCCCTAGAGGGCTCGATCATACTCTTCGGCGCGACGCGTACGTCGCCATACCCATGACGAGCCAGATGGCGCTCCAGCTTCCCGAGGATGTCGCGGGGGTCCTGGCGCCAGACTAGGCGGAAATCCAGGTGGGCGCGGGCCCGATGGGGGAGCACCGTCTGCGTGCCCTCGCCGGCATAGCCGGCTCGGAACCCGGCGATGTTGCATGTCGGCTGGAACAGCAGACGTTCCAGGGCCGCCGTCCCGGTCACGCCCGTGAGGAAACGGTCGACGCCGAGGTGAGCGCTCTGCGCGGCGTTGTCCCACGTGTACCCATCGAGGAGGCGGCGCTCCTCCCCGTCCGGGGGTAGCACGTCATCATAGAAGCCTTCGATCGCGATCCGCTCGTCGGCTCCCTTCAGCGTCCCCAGGGCCCAGACGATTCGCCAGGCGGGGTTCGGCACGAGCCGCGCCCGGGCGCTGTGTAGATCTTTCGTGCCGCCCTGACAATCGAGGTGCACGTAGAGGAGGCCGCTGCTGCCGAGGGTGATCGTCGGCCGGTCCGATGGATCGAAGCCGCCGTCGAAGGAGAGCGTGAAGTCGCATCGCAAAAGCTCCCGATGTGCATCGACGAACGCCGGCAGGCTCGGGCTTCCGGATTCTTCCTCGCCGTCGAACAAGAATTTCAGGTTGATCGGCGGGCCGTCCGCGGTGTTCACGAACGCCGCTGCCGCGGCCAGATGGCAGACGAGGTTGCCTTTGGCGTCGGTGGCCCCGCGCCCGATGATGCGGTCGCCCTCGATCTCGGCGGCAAACGGCGGATGGCGCCACTGCT contains:
- a CDS encoding M20/M25/M40 family metallo-hydrolase, with product MAQAAVHEYADEHRDDFIDVLRQLIRQPSVSSQNRGVRECADLIVAHMRSIGIDARTLDTDGHPVVFGELRAARDGAPTLLIYTHYDVQPEEPIEQWRHPPFAAEIEGDRIIGRGATDAKGNLVCHLAAAAAFVNTADGPPINLKFLFDGEEESGSPSLPAFVDAHRELLRCDFTLSFDGGFDPSDRPTITLGSSGLLYVHLDCQGGTKDLHSARARLVPNPAWRIVWALGTLKGADERIAIEGFYDDVLPPDGEERRLLDGYTWDNAAQSAHLGVDRFLTGVTGTAALERLLFQPTCNIAGFRAGYAGEGTQTVLPHRARAHLDFRLVWRQDPRDILGKLERHLARHGYGDVRVAPKSMIEPSRAPVRSHVSRAVIEAARQTYAPAAPLVKPRSEASGRQACWLGVRLGVAGVATGVGPPDWLGHAPNEFMTIPHFANGIHYAINIWSRLEGAT
- a CDS encoding DUF6772 family protein, producing the protein MTTPRFESGPFPVGADAVLSRFSPLSRILFFDDFDRGLNGWTALIGNYEGTLDSMLPEYRDLRPPMLSNLSMWDTGTVGALDGTYAMKLATRPKASSLAVAVKRLTWRYAGPIQMEVFFTYKPEAVALELLDTGVRAFGFAIDIQMGDRATGPVERVMPHLRYLNALDGRPVERWQFKRAIEPLRGIGGSGKTRSHFHLAASGWEDVPGGAQRLCYNEIATKHNWYYVQIGFDLASMSFTRFRCNDRVFDPSGIAPMRFPAMPNLWCMLNPLMWVEADAETRAFLYVDSVVVSAELDA